Proteins from a single region of Bradysia coprophila strain Holo2 chromosome X unlocalized genomic scaffold, BU_Bcop_v1 contig_416, whole genome shotgun sequence:
- the LOC119069946 gene encoding protein dispatched, giving the protein MNWYFKLLANRPWLVLIGVSVLCLAAIVSVTLKSLPDFSDPTLGFEARGTDISQRITTWRNLLEESRPSGSLIANPNDFQQEQYFKKKKGTNNKKKNKKTKLKTKLKVIRDELWPKNVSSKLDIDSSDESYHNVTGNDRQWNYGKNLSFTNDDDYNKKLEMRNTEWRLLREKNPPGIESDIHTRTNGFFCEAPNIEYAHFVVQRVNYNLTETLFELNALLAICDLEFKLEQIQPYQDLCETEITSRKCCRPWSLPNYIALISNKTSCFDIEEDDVQQARILIQECYIYYQTMKLSNDCNKRKCRVPVDCEQNNAVYNILHYLIDTGSVKENNSDVFVAASMVFAPIAKSTKALPLYYNIQKSSLSNELVSVVAMDMGLKNILFDECLRIDGWLIGLGFLFVLACIWLYTKSLILALMTMCAIIFSLGLAYFIYSMVFKLSFFPFMNLLAVVVIVGIGADDVFIYVTMWNWAIAERIRLKSLTLPIASTTSISSDSSYSESLSGLIALTLRHAALSMFVTSLTTSVAFYTNLLNSITAVRCFGTFAGTVVMCNYVLMITWLPASVSFVERLSCCSQELCNKPADLFFTFIKNVTATVKHFVIAAVARMPYIWVLLLGTLGIMSGVAVFYWPKLQLPDTPDFKVFTDDHPFEIYDSQFKNMFWFEKTYTDSETFKLLIRVVWGVIPIDNGNYFDPTSRGTLHFDNDFNMSSIESQLWLLNFCKQLKQQPFYQPSSVSTILPNCFIENFIRTMERRCLDDMSGLDRTPCCETSVFPYKPHVFDECLPQIISSLYESPRYIFIPGIAGPKFGRTSTFQSTITNKTTPLVKALVVEYESTQSYTQSFTVVKEFVATVEEWLSEIMATAPNGMQNAWFISDLQFFDLQQTLSKDTVISITIAMVVSFFVLLLVTFNVLLSFYAILTVTLTIFTIVAVLILMGWKLNVLECISICSAIGLSIDFSLIYSVHYRLSGESDRKSSTRAALSQMLGPTLMVALTTAFAGVFMLLSDVLAYIQLGKFLIIVMSISWIFATFFLMSLLYICGPQHECGQFKLPSFDKSDKHNAKNHLNRNSRMSAQGLATEQLLSASSSAAGELVGSESHELSSLTSNSIVKPATLETRPINFDRAFKAKVAMKENSPTSTLTVDGDLDDVTLTY; this is encoded by the exons atgaattggtACTTTAAGTTACTGGCCAATAGACCATGGCTCGTACTTATTGGTGTTTCCGTATTATGTTTGGCTGCtattg TATCAGTCACATTGAAAAGTCTTCCAGATTTTTCGGATCCCACATTG GGTTTCGAGGCTAGAGGAACTGACATTAGTCAGCGAATAACAACTTGGCGTAATTTACTGGAAGAAAGTCGACCATCCGGCAGTTTAATAGCTAACCCCAATGACTTTCAACAGGAACAATATTTCAAAAag AAAAAAGGCACCaacaacaagaagaaaaacaaaaagacaaaactgaaaacgaaattgaaagtGATCCGTGACGAATTGTGGCCAAAGAATGTCAGCTCCAAACTGGACATCGATAGTTCGGACGAATCGTACCATAACGTTACCGGCAACGACCGACAGTGGAACTATGGCAAAAATCTATCGTTCACCAACGATGAtgattataacaaaaaattggaaatgcgAAATACTGAATGGCGTTTATTGCGCGAAAAAAATCCGCCCGGAATCGAGTCTGACATTCATACCAGGACAAATGGATTCTTTTGTGAAGCTCCCA ACATCGAGTACGCACATTTTGTGGTCCAGCGAGTCAACTACAATCTCACCGAAACGTTGTTCGAACTGAATGCTCTGCTCG CTATCTGCGACTTGGAATTCAAATTGGAGCAAATCCAGCCGTATCAAGATTTGTGTGAAACAGAGATTACGTCGAGAAAATGCTGTAGGCCATGGTCGTTGCCAAATTATATTGCACtgatttcgaacaaaacatcGTGCTTTGACATTGAG GAAGACGACGTTCAGCAAGCACGAATCTTAATCCAAGAATGCTACATCTATTACCAAACAATGAAGTTGAGCAATGATTGTAACAAAAGGAAGTGTCGTGTACCTGTTGATTGTGAACAGAATAACGCTGTGTACAATATTCTACACTACCTCATTGACACTGGATCAGTTAAAGAGAAC aACTCTGATGTGTTCGTTGCTGCTTCCATGGTATTCGCACCAATCGCAAAAAGTACAAAAGCTTTACCTCTCTATTACAACATTCAAAAATC ATCGCTTTCCAATGAATTGGTTTCTGTCGTGGCGATGGACATGGGCCTGAAAAACATTCTTTTCGACGAGTGTCTACGCATTGACGGATGGCTTATTGGACTCGGTTTTTTATTCGTCTTGGCGTGCATTTGGCTGTACACTAAATCACTCATTCTTGCGCTGATGACCATGTGTGCCATTATATTCTCACTGGGGCTCGCCTACTTCATTTATTCGATGGTATTCAAGCTGTCATTCTTTCCATTTATGAATCTACTGGCTGTGGTGGTAATTGTCGGCATCGGAGCCGATGACGTTTTCATCTACGTCACAATGTGGAATTGGGCCATTGCCGAACGGATCAGATTGAAGTCATTAACGCTTCCCATTGCGTCAACCACATCCATATCGTCGGACAGTTCGTACTCCGAATCTCTGAGTGGCCTAATAGCCCTAACATTACGACATGCTGCACTGTCCATGTTCGTCACATCGCTTACAACTTCAGTCGCATTCTATACAAATCTTTTGAATTCCATTACAGCCGTGCGATGTTTCGG AACATTTGCTGGAACCGTTGTCATGTGTAATTATGTTCTAATGATCACCTGGCTCCCGGCATCGGTTTCGTTTGTGGAACGTTTGTCATGCTGTTCGCAGGAGCTTTGCAATAAGCCGGCCGATTTGTTTTTTACGTTTATCAAAAATGTCACCGCTACCGTTAAACATTTCGTAATTGCTGCTGTTGCCCGAATGCCATACATCTGGGTGTTGCTATTGG GAACGCTTGGTATTATGAGCGGTGTAGCCGTTTTCTATTGGCCAAAACTTCAATTACCCGACACGCCCGATTTTAAAGTATTCACCGACGATCATCCGTTCGAAATCTACGACagtcaattcaaaaatatgttttggtTCGAGAAAACGTATACG GATTCTGAGACATTCAAGCTACTCATCCGAGTTGTATGGGGAgtaataccgatcgacaatgGCAACTATTTCGATCCGACGTCGCGCGGTACACTCCATTTTGACAACGACTTCAACATGTCTTCCATTGAGTCACAGTTGTGGCTActgaatttttgcaaacaattGAAGCAACAACCATTCTACCAACCGAGTTCCGTGTCGACAATACTGCCGAATtgttttatagaaaattttattcgcaccATGGAGCGCCG GTGCTTGGATGACATGAGTGGACTAGATCGAACACCTTGCTGTGAAACGTCGGTTTTTCCATATAAGCCGCATGTGTTCGACGAATGTTTGCCGCAAATTATATCAAGTTTGTACGAGTCGCCGAGGTATATTTTTATACCGGGAATTGCCGGACCGAAATTTGGACGGACCAGTACGTTTCAATCGACAATAACCAATAAAACGACACCGCTAGTCAAAGCATTAGTCGTCGAATACGAGAGCACTCAATCGTATACTCAATCCTTCACCGTGGTAAAGGAATTCGTTGCAACTGTGGAGGAATGGTTAAGCGAAATCATGGCAACAGCTCCGAATGGGATGCAAAATGCTTGGTTCATCAGcgatttacaatttttcgatttacaaCAGACTCTGTCGAAAGACACCGTGATATCCATTACGATTGCTATGGTCGTTTCGTTCTTTGTCCTACTGCTCGTCACCTTCAACGTATTGCTCAGTTTCTACGCAATTCTCACAGTGACATTGACCATTTTCACAATAGTCGCTGTATTGATTCTGATGGGCTGGAAGCTAAACGTTCTCGAGTGCATATCCATTTGCTCGGCAATCGGACTATCGATCGACTTTAGTCTGATTTACAGCGTACACTATCGCCTATCCGGCGAGTCGGATCGCAAATCATCCACACGTGCGGCACTATCGCAAATGCTCGGTCCGACATTAATGGTAGCATTAACGACGGCATTTGCGGGCGTATTTATGTTACTATCCGATGTTCTGGCATACATTCAACTCGGCAAATTTCTTATCATTGTCATGTCAATCAGTTGGATATTCGCGACATTCTTTCTGATGAGCCTGCTGTACATATGCGGTCCGCAGCACGAATGCGGTCAGTTTAAGCTGCCGAGTTTCGATAAAAGCGACAAGCATAACGCCAAAAATCACCTGAACCGCAACAGTCGAATGTCCGCTCAGGGTCTGGCCACCGAACAATTATTATCGGCATCAAGTTCGGCGGCTGGTGAACTAGTCGGTTCGGAATCGCATGAATTGAGTTCGCTGACATCGAATTCGATAGTGAAGCCAGCCACGCTGGAAACGCGACCGATCAATTTCGAT
- the LOC119069945 gene encoding ATPase H(+)-transporting accessory protein 2: protein MLKTLLIISTLYVAAHAAGRLQILQSPKSLSFKGNDRLESESLADVLAASLGFSVTHPSEWKGLYINDPFNPATGVIAVVVDGVNSFDHVNSAKTHSFDLVGSGAQESLDSLVFRVQEHNAEAIDLDLTQGFDVLDQYAPLLGDIKPTQEKIVSLKSSNADEKLYKEQIAIIDAFTAKLESLKPLPIFVTIRLSLTPLTRSAAITDAQKQLATSIEGLSAAAQKAYNDGAVVAVVTVKDDDVNARQKRNVRVTRSDPIPVDTLNLALSYSEDYPVIFNIILWFSVVLTFSLLAISYTIGYMDPGRDSIIYRMTSTRMKKDN from the exons ATGTTGAAGActcttttaataatttcgaCACTTTATGTCGCAG CTCATGCTGCTGGTCGTCTCCAGATTTTACAATCGCCAAAATCGTTGAGCTTTAAAGGCAATGATCGCCTAGAGTCTGAATCACTTGCCGATGTATTGGCCGCATCATTGGGattctctgtcacccatccATCCGAGTGGAAGGGCCTCTACATCAATGATCCGTTCAATCCTGCCACTGGAGTTATAGCGGTTGTAGTTGATGGGGTAAACAGCTTTGATCACGTCAACAGTGCCAAAACCCATTCATTCGACCTGGTTGGATCGGGAGCACAAGAATCGTTGGATTCGTTAGTTTTTCGTGTTCAAGAGCACAATGCTGAGGCAATCGATTTGGATTTAACGCAAGGATTTGATGTG CTTGATCAATATGCACCgcttttgggcgatatcaaaccaactcaagaaaaaatcgtctCATTGAAATCATCCAATGCTGACGAAAAATTGTACAAGGAGCAAATTGCCATCATCGACGCATTTACCGCAAAATTGGAATCGTTGAAACCATTGCCAATATTCGTAACAATCCGTCTGTCATTGACACCATTAACACGATCAGCAGCTATTACCGATGCTCAGAAACAACTTGCCACCTCCATCGAAGGCCTATCTGCAGCTGCCCAAAAAGCGTACAACGATGGTGCAGTTGTTGCGGTTGTAACTGTAAAGGACGATGATGTCAATGCGCGACAAAAACGCAACGTTCGTGTAACTAGAAGCGATCCAATC CCAGTCGATACACTCAACCTGGCCTTGTCCTACTCAGAGGACTATCCAGTCATCTTCAACATCATTTTGTGGTTCAGTGTCGTTCTAACATTCTCTTTGTTGGCCATCAGCTACACCATCGGATACATGGATCCGGGTCGCGATTCAATTATCTATCGCATGACTTCCACTCGAATGAAGAAGGACAATTAA
- the LOC119069908 gene encoding uncharacterized protein LOC119069908, whose protein sequence is MMYKGDVNKEYEKELIRYRSQQVIMKALLAAKDYMGKTEPEVVQLINVTYLSNDLNLNRGEVDSLFGTKLSSKSLEPLQRAKLMKHLFQQITTQCNDVNSFARKMKQDVQFNVFEMDNTTKQIELLLANYNEKLLQLVKVKARLCDLESQAVQLKSGSEQRKQLELFRLEVKRKIIENERFKRILLHRMCNQTAKNTEALLKLKYFLDDMS, encoded by the exons ATGATGTACAAAGGCGATGTGAATAAGGAATACGAAAAAGAATTGATCAGGTATCGATCACAACAAGTGATTATGAAGGCACTGTTGGCAGCTAAAGATTACATGGGAAAAACTGAACCTGAAGTTGTTCAGCTGATTAATGTAACTTATTTATCGAATGACTTAAATTTGAATCGAGGAGAGGTCGACTCACTATTCG GTACAAAACTTTCATCAAAATCTCTCGAACCTTTACAACGAGCGAAACTAATGAAGCATCTATTCCAACAAATAACTACCCAATGCAACGATGTGAATAGTTTTGCCCGGAAAATGAAGCAAGACGTGCAATTTAACGTTTTCGAAATGGACAACACTACCAAACAAATCGAACTGCTTTTGGCGAACTACAACGAAAAACTATTGCAACTGGTGAAGGTGAAGGCAAGACTGTGCGATTTGGAATCTCAGGCTGTGCAGTTGAAAAGTGGCTCAGAGCAAAGGAAACAACTGGAACTGTTTCGGTTGGAagtgaaacgaaaaatcatcgaaaatga ACGTTTCAAACGTATTCTGCTGCATCGAATGTGCAATCAAACTGCTAAAAATACGGAAGCGTTGCTGAAACTGAAATATTTCTTAGACGACATGTCATAA
- the LOC119069909 gene encoding probable peptidyl-tRNA hydrolase 2: MSDLGLKDFSQLVSGAAILLSFFAGYKYGLRNVSSTETKQTSSKKNEPEFATNEGLRQFRDNGDCKMLLIVRNDLKMGKGKIAAQCGHAAVGAYETAIKRYPSLVRHWQLNGCPKIAVKCESKAEIIELRNKAQAKDFNTCMIRDAGRTQVEPNTITVLAIGPAQSDALDQITRHLKLL, encoded by the exons ATGTCGGATTTAGGTCTTAAGGACTTTTCACAATTAGTTAGTGGTGCAGCAATTCTATTATCATTCTTCGCTGGCTACAAATACGGATTACGAAATGTGTCATCAACTGAGACCAAACAAACATcatcgaagaaaaatgaacCCGAATTTGCAACGAATGAAGGTTTGAGA CAATTTCGCGACAATGGTGACTGTAAGATGCTACTCATTGTACGAAACGATCTGAAAATGGGCAAGGGGAAAATAGCAGCTCAATGCG GTCATGCTGCAGTCGGTGCCTACGAAACAGCAATTAAACGATATCCTAGCCTTGTTAGACACTGGCAATTAAATGGTTGTCCGAAAATTGCCGTGAAATGCGAGAGTAAAGCGGAAATCATCGAACTACGCAATAAAGCACAGGCAAAGGACTTTAACACCTGCATGATTCGTGATGCTGGACGAACTCAAGTAGAACCAAACACGATAACAGTGTTGGCCATCGGGCCCGCTCAAAGTGATGCGTTGGATCAAATTACACGGCACCTGAAGTTGTTATGA